The Branchiostoma floridae strain S238N-H82 chromosome 1, Bfl_VNyyK, whole genome shotgun sequence sequence TGACAATGCACATTGTTTCTGTTCATGTTGTCTCAGTGGAATGAAATACATATAAAGCCAAATTGGCTACCCTAAATGCAGTCGGTAATAGTTGCTCAACAAGTAAACCCAATAGAGAACTTCCTCTGATGAGCCAAAATACAGTAGTGGGCACGTCAGATTGTTACTGGTCAGGACTGCATGTTTGTACGTTGACTGTAACGACCACCACAGCAATACCAACTTGCACCATACCACAGCTCCGTCAATCACAGAAGTTTGTAGTGCTTTAGTCTTCTATACGCACAAGGAGGAGGGTGTGTTGCCGATGGGATGTAAAACCTGAgtgtagaaaaagaaaaaggaatgtCAGATGTCTTAAAGTGCCTGCTTCGTCACTTAACAAAAAGATGTGTCTCAATCCTTTCTTATTTCTATGACTGTTCAGCTGCATCGAAATTCTTGACAGTAGATTAAATCACATATCAGACACATGTACTGCACTTTGATGAGTAAAAGGTGGGTAACCCAGGACTGTTGGTTTCATCCACTAATATTGGGGCATTGCTCCTCTTCTCATTGATGCAGTTGATTCTCTATGGTGCTTGCAAGGTGTAAGCAGGACCAACAGCTTATTGCACCTTCTGAAAAACGGCATCCCTACTGGTAGAAAGCAAATCAGGGTCCAGAACAACCAGAATTGGTAGCTGCAACCTTCTGATTCAGATGCAGGATTGCACAGCACTATACTctatctacaaaatgtaaatgaccTACTCTATGTGAACCATAGGAAGGGACACAGGACTCACCAAATTGTCTTAGTCCTCAGTTCTGCAACATTTGGAGAGAGAAGGAAGGGGAATAACATTCTAAGCAGTTTGTAGCCACAGACTCTGAATTTCAAAATACACAGCACTTTCTGGATACAACTACCTCCCAAGACAAGCAGTCTTTTGTGGCACTGGTTCCAAGAAGAAAGAGAACTAAAGGAGGGAGTGGGAACTGATAGAACCAATTACTGAGCgtgactgcaaaagactgaaataAGACGTCTACAAGGAAACTAAGACATAATTCTAAGGAACAATTTTCTCAAGAAAGCTTTCAGCTACTAGCACAGTGACTGGCTGTCAAAGGCCACTAATCTAACTTTGAGGAACAAAAGCAAAACAGAAGAAGCCACAATCAGAACTATACTGTGCACAGAAGAAAACAGGggtactactagtattccatTATAGCTGATGATGAAAAGCAAAGCAATGGGAGAACGGAATGAAAAGACCAGTATTGCCTCTACATTCAGTGCTGTTTTCACTTTCCACTTTTTAACAGGACAGTACATGCATgtcctttgtacatgtacaacacacacacacacacacacataaagatatctacatgtatgctcCAACAAGAAATGGCAGTACTAGGCAgacagaaaacaatacaaatttcaaatgttaTATAACATTCATTATGTTAAGAAGAAAACCAGAATTGTATACCAACTGCAAAAGTACACATTAGACTAACACTAATTATATTTAATTGAGCCCATGAAATGACAAAGTACGGTTATGCTTTTACTGGACAGAGGTTGGTCATCTTACTCAGGACGGCTGTTCAGTGGTTCGTCTAGAGCAGGATTCCCAGACTTTGGGCAAGGATCTGGATCCTCCTCTCTCTCAATTGCCACCTTGTAGCTGTAGTGTGCTTTATACCTCACCCACTTCTCGGGGATAACTGGCGCAGCTAACGGGTTGGACACGGAGATGGACCGTACAATACTCTTGGAGGCGGTGGTCAGGGGCATGGTGAAGTCCACCTCAAAGTGTGGCCCAAGTGATGTGGGGATGTCGAGCTCACTAGCCATGTCAATTCTACAGATGAGGGTTTGGGTGGAGTATGCTCCTGGGGGACAACAACATGTATATAGAAGTTTAAATGCGTTAATTATATTGTAGGATGTGATGGATTCTGGCATATACTGCCTCTTTGCCACGACAGGGACATTAAAGGCTCATGGTAGGGCTTAATTATATGTCAGTAATATCAATTGTAAGTAATATTCACTAATAAGCTGTTGCTACCAAGGAAAACAGGGTTTATAGTGGTGAGTCAAAAATATGTGTAAGGTGCACAGATACTGTACTTTGTGTTGGAGTATAATTCAATTTCAGTGTCTACAAAAGAAGGGCTGAACAGGAGAACAGATCTGACATGAAAAACAGAATAGTGAGACAAGCAATGCAAAAGCAATGAAAGAGACAAGACTAACACAAAGGATATAGCACCAAATGATGTGGTATATGGGAAGTGTAGTTATCAGCCTTCACAATGACAGCAATTGAGACCATGCCATGTATTTGTCACTTTACCTGCTTTCTCTTTGCTAGCAGTGAAAGGGAGGGGTTTGCCAGTGAATGGAACATTGCCAGTGAATGGAACAACTGCAAGGGAAGATGGAGACAGTTCTTGTCAGTTAGAATGGCAAGTGTCACATAATACCTAGAACATAACCATCTTATCTCTATTCCCAAGATCTAAATGTTAGCAGAACATTTCATACTGTTTAATGTACAAATcctttcatatacatgtacttgatctATCCTCCtcctgttactagtatatactcAGTGTAACTACCTACCATAGCACATTTCAAAGATGGATCAGGTAAGTAGTAGATGATGAGTAAATGGTAATCATCAGGTAGCTGTCTAATAGTCCATCTAGTTACACTTTAAAACACTTGGTGTCTTTTCAAATTCAGAGTTACAGAATATTTTCTGTAGTAGCCCAATCAACTGAATGTTACAAAATCCAGAAAACTAACTCACCTTGATTTCTCTCAGGCAGCCGGCTTATCTTCCATACTATTGCCCTGAAGGCGTATTCATACTTGGCCGTTCCTACTGACACTTCAATCCTGGGAGACGTGTACTGCTCAAAGGTGGATGAGCCCTTGGGCAGCTTTTTCTTGCTAGAACGCAGAGACTTGGTGCCGAGGGGCCCCACTGGAGTCTCGTTCCGCAGGTACTTCATCCATAGATCAGGAACGGGCAGACGGATCATAATGTTTTCACAAGGAACAGCTTCTGGGTCCTTCTTGTTAACATAACCTGTGCAGGTTGCATCACATCTGAGCTCGAAGTGAGGTCCCTTATTGATGTACCTTGCTTTGACAACAAGTGGTAATTCCTTTTTGTTGCTCTTAACTTTGTATCGCATGAGCTGAAACTTGTTACCATCAAGAGGGCAAAACTTGATTTGCCTGGTGCTGATAAAATGTTCCTTATTgacacagctgtggaattctgGGTTGAGGAGCTTGATCCATTCATCACTTTTGTTTGGAATGATGTCCTGGCGCCGGACAACCTCGTTTCCTCGGATCTGCTTGTCGTTCATTCCCAAGACGCACTCTGGCATGCCTGTGATGAATACCAGTGTTTGAATGTTGACCTCTACAGCCTGTTTCTCAATCTCACCCGTGCGTGCCACAATGCCGCGGAACTCATCCGTCACTTCAACTGTGATCTCATCCTCGATGTATGTTGTTCCCCTATCTCGGTAGGCTGGAAGCTTCATAAGAGCATCGTTTACAGCCCTTACAAAATTCAAGAGGTCATCATGCTCAAGAGTTCCAAACTTTACCAAAGTAGAGGCTAGAGGAATGTGATCGATGATGGCCCTTGGACGGAGAAGACGCTTCTCTTTGTAGGAGACATATTCTATCTTGACGGTATGTATCCGACCCTTCTCATTGTATGCTTGTAGAGTGGGCTCACTTACACTGAAAGTGGAGTGCAGCTGTACTTCCTTGAATGGTTCTGTGTTATTTTTCTCATAATACAACTTCAACATGTTACCATCCACAAGCCTCGTGTATGTGGGTGTCCAGTATCTCTTCTGGCCAATGAACTTTTTCTTCTCTGGAACACGTAGCATGAGGTACCAGCCGTCCTCCTCACATTTTGGAGGAAAGCTTTCATCCAATGGTGAGGTGTCTGGACTTGCAGGAAGGGGCTGTACAACACTGATTGGAAGTTTTACAGTTGGGAAGGGCGACGCCTCCTCATCAGGTGGGGTGGTTGGAGTTTCTGCCTTAAAGGGATTGTATTTCTTTTTGGTTTGTCTTGGAGGGGTGGCTGGAGAGCCAACAGCTGCCTTTGGAGAAAAGGGATCAATGGTGGTTAAAGGAGGTCCCATGGCTAACCCAGCATCTTCTACTGGACTCTGAGCTGTTGGCTTGATGTCAGCCACTGAGATGTGCTGCATTGGGGACAAGTTGAGCTCTTCCTCTGGAGATGCGAGAGGTGCAACTACTTCTGTCTTCTTAGGGGGACTACTGACGGGGGTGCCTTCTTTGGAGGCACTTTTCTGTGGGGCAAATGGATCAAGTTCTTCTAGCTTCAGGCTTTCTCTGGATGGAGAGATGGCAGTAGGGGGAGATGGAATGCTTGGAGACATTGCTGCAGCACCGGTTGCTCCGGCAAACAGGTCTGGGGTGTTAGCCTCGTCACCGGGCTTTGAAGCAAATGGATCATCAGGCATTGCAGCAGGTTCTCCTGGGGATGCAAACAAGTCATCAGCTGCTGCTGCATCTGGCGGTGATGGTGCAAAGACTTCTCCAGCTGATAGTGTGGCAGGTGCAACAGCATTGCTTGTGGGTGCTTCTGGCTGTGATGGTGAGGAAAGTAGGTCGATGGCCATGGTTTCAGGCTGAGCTGCGGCTTGTCCTTCCAAGACGTCTTGCTTTACGGCTTCATCGGGCTTTGGTACAAAAGCATTTGTCGGTATCATGGCTGGTTTCAGTTCAGCCTCAGGGGATCCTCCCAACAAGTCTGGTGGAGGCACATCCTCAGCAACTGAGCCAAAGAAGTCAATTGTCATGGCTGCTGGTGGTGTTGCAGCTTTTGCTGCACTAGTAAACAACTCAGGTGTTTTAGCATCACCTCCTGTTGATGCAAATGGGTCAGCCGGCATTGACAAGGGTTTGGCTGTTGTCTCCATGTCACTGAACAGATCAAAATCTGATGTGCTCTTCTTTGCCTCTTCAGGTGCTGGCCTTTTTTCTGTCATTGGTACAAAAGAGTCCTCAAAGTGAGTGGAAGGACTCTTCTGGCTCAGTGGCTGCTCCGGTTCTGGCCACTCTTGTACAACAAAGGCATCCTCGAAATTAGCAGAGAAACTCTTTGTCGGACCACCTTCATCAGTATCCATAAGACCACCTGGCACAAAGGCATCTTCAAAATGAGCAGATGCACTTTTTGTTGGAGCACTTTTCTCAGATGCATTCAACTCATCTGGAACGAAAGCATCCTCAAACATATCAACTGGCTGAGCAGCAGACGCAGCTGGCTCTTCAACATGGGCAGACTTACTCTCTGGTGGCGTTGCCCCAATTGCTTCCTCTACTGGGCTCTTTGCAGTTTCTTGGACTGGGCTTCTGGTGACAACTTTTGCCTGTGCAAGTTGGTTCAGCGGTACACGTTTCTTGACGGCAGATGTTACAGGAACACCGGGAAGCCCCAACAGCTTTGCTGCTTCTATTGCATCAAAGGCTGGACTAGGTTGGGCTGAGGGTTTGCTTGGTTGGGAGGGTTTAGCTGAAGGAGCTTTTTCTTTTGGAGTGGATGGCTTGGTGACTGCTGGTGGTTGAGGGTTAGGGGGTGATGTTTGTGGGCTGGCCAGGGGTGGAGTGGAAGCTACTGGTGCAATAACAGCTTCAGTTGGCGAGGGCATTGAGGCAGGAGCTGGGGCGATTGGGGTGGGTAGGGAATCAGGCGGTGGAGAGAAGTGGGGAGACTCTTTCTCTGGCTCCACTGCCTCGGATTGCATGATGCCAATGGGAAGGAAAGTTGGCGGTGCAGCTCCTGGTGCTGTTGGTGACTGAATGTTGAACAAGTCCACCTCAGGTTCTGCAGGCTTCGGAGACAAAAATGGGTCTTTACCGGGCTCTGCAGCATCCAGGGATGAAGAGGCAAACAAGTTGAGAGCTTGCTCAGGTTTAGATGAAGAGATAGCAAACAAATCGTTAATGCCACCCTTAGATTTGGACGCTGACACTGCTGTGTCTCCATTCTTAGGAGCAAAAGGGTCATCTGGCATCGTTACAGGCTCTGCTTCAAAAGAATCTCCCTCAAATTCAGCACCAAAAGGATCTACAGCCTTTGATGGCTGTTGTGTACCAAATGGATCAAAATTATCTTTCTTAGCCCCCTCTTGTGTCTTTAATGGGTTTGTTGGTGACAGTGCCTGTTGTTTTGCGGCAATATCTGCAAGAAAGGGATTTGTTGGTGATGGCTGTGTGGGTGTAAGGCCTGACTGCATCATGAGGAAATCCAGGGTGTCAGGAGTCTTAGCCTTTTCTCCTTTTTTCATGAGGAAGTCAAACTCAGACCCCTGTGGTGGTGGAATTAGTGGTTCTGTCAAAACAGGTTTCTTACTGGGCTGCTTTGAAGGCTCCTCTTTCTTAGTGTCTGCTTCCAAGGCTTCCAGAAAAGCTGCGTCCCCTTCCTCAAACTCAAAGCCTATCCAACCGGACGGCTGACTTGAGGTGCTGTCTGTCCTTGATGTTGTCTTGTTTGTAGCTGATGCTGGTACCTGTCTCTTTATTGTCTCCTTGGTATCATCAACAAATGGCACCCATCCAGCCTCTGAACAACCCTCAGCCTCCGAGCCGTTACCATGACTACTGTCTTGGGACTCTGGTACGCTGCTGACAGAAGACATGGCATCACTGTGGTTCGCTGTCTCACTTTGTGTGTCCCCAGATGCAAGGAAGCTACTGGAATCAGACATGGCCTCTACATCAGCACTGCTTGAGGGATCtgcaaaacagaaaaagttgctGTTAGTCAGGATTCTTGTCATGGAAAAGAGATTATTTTTCACCAGGAGATAAGAAGCGCAGCAGCATCtcttcagcaccatggacagggtaAGGAAAAAGAGTTCAAACACAAGCAATATCTGGGTAATGAACACATACACAGCAGATTCTAAAATGCCAGCCCTTAAACCTTCAGACTGCAAATGCTGGGTAAAACTGTGTATGTGTGGGCGGGGTCAattggatgttttttttttctagttctGGAAACATGTTGGCCGAAACAGCTTGTACCATAACATCATCATGCTGGATATTCGACTAAATAGTGATTGCCATGTCAGTACAGTCTTTCAATGGGAATATTCATGTATTGACGTCAGTTGATATTACATATGAAACAGTTGATATCACATATGAAACAGCTGATATGCTTATTGCAATGTGACTTTACCTGGTCCCATCTTCACACAGTATTTGAAATCATAATTGAAATCAAGTACCAGCCTTCTATGGTTCCTCTTCTATCAACATAATGAATGAGAAGAGTAACTCTCAATGTTCTTTGTGCAAACTAAAAAAGGGCTTGTCATGTTCATCACATCTAAATATTGGGTCTGGAACACAAAGTATGTAATAAAATATTGAAGATGGCTGAGTAGAAATCATGTAACATGCCTTATACTGCACAGGGTGAAATGAATGGTTGTAAAGACCCACACTAATGAAACACTGCCCTCCTGAGATGTTGTGTGACCTGAATTGTCACATTGCAGCTGAGCACAGGCGATAGATTTACAGCTCAGGGAACTGACAGCAGTCCCATCAAAGTATTGGAGCAGGACATTTATCACACAAGTACAGCATGGGTCTCACTGCAGGATATTCGTCTGTGACTGTTGCATGATTTGCTATGTGGATACAGTAATCTGGGAATGATATCATTTACATGAATCCCTCATATTTGGACATGTATCATGAGTACAAGTCTTACTTTAACCTTAATTAGTTTGACATATATGTTTACCGGAATACCTGCAGGTAAATTACGTGGACAGAGTGACATTTCAGTGGAGGGGGGCAAAAATGGAAGGGCACCAAGCATTAGGGAAATATTCGAGGATAAGGCTCATGGGATATTACTCATTATTTTGAAAGGATATCGATGCATGGCTGTAGATTATAGAATAAGCCGAGAATCTGATAGCAGAAATAGGCACTGAGCTAGCAAGAATGTAGACAAAAGGAAATTATttgatatcctacaaaatagaaatgtaaGTCTTAGCCATGGTAGATCTAACAACATAATGGCTCACAAATAACTTgctttacagaaaaaaaaaattcagcaacTGAAAAATATAACAGCTCTGTATTGAGCtcttgatcaatcaatcaatatgtaAAACAAACTAACTGATAATTCTTGATCACCTATCTTTTTAATTAAGAATACTGGGTAGCCCATATTCTCATAGAAATGGCTGCACAAGTGCCAAGGGCCGAGATTCAAAATACCCCTTCACCCTTAATTACAGTGTCAAACTAATTTATGAAATGGACATTTTGCACCCTTGCCCCTGTATTCTATGACAAAAAATACTTTTAGTCCATGTGATGCCATTACATTGATTATTTTCTTTATGTACCCTGAGATATTATGTTTCAGCAGGCCTGGTCAAAGATGAGGCTACACATTGTGTCTGTCAATGATACAATGGTATGCATCACGCTGACAAAAGGAAtttaaaggttttttttaaGGTTAATTGAGAATTGCCAGACTTTTGATGTTGCATGAAAtgagcaaaagaaaaaaaaaggaaggcctCATCTAGTTTGTATTTCCAAGAAGTACTACAACATTAATCAATTGTAGTCCCTGACAGGAGCTTTCCTGTGTATTCCACTGTGCTTCCAAACATGCCCACGgaatgcaaaaatatgccttCGAACCTGCAGTCAACCTTGGAATCCAAGTTGGATGTGCAGAAACAGTTGCAATTCCAAAAAAATTACTTGTACAACTGTCAATTGCTTCAAATATTGTACCAAAGACATGACAATTATATGCAAATCTACAAATGTACTCTAACAGTGCTGGTGTTTATACTGGTTTGAAGGGTCATTTTGGCAATTCAAGTTTGTTGCCAAAATCAGCCTTTTAAATGGTTTTGTGGTTGATATTTCTGCATCAGTGCATGAGAGTAATGTGTTACCAAAAACTGTGTCCATGGAACAGCTGCACTATTGATTATGACCCACTTTGTTACCATGATTAGCACTAATGATGGGCTACAAAATGGTACACTGTGGACAAGGTCTAATGACTGTAGAACATGGCATCTTATTTCAAAGCAAGGCACTGATAGCaaaaatgcttgttttttttcacaaacaccACATACTTATTCCAATCTCAACTGCCTTCAGTATTTCTGCCAAATTTAATGCATTTTCAGTTTTTCTATCATTTACCTTAAAAATATTAGGTAATACACATACTGAGTGACACCTTTGATGATGTGGTTACAGACTAGGAACCCATAAGAGAAGATGCTAGATATTCAATAATGTACCCTTGTATAGCTTTGCAAATTGTAGTTTCAGATCATGACAATCCCTTTTATCTTTGGCCATCTTGCCTTGAGGGCAATGCAtgcagtgaaaaaaacacccatgcaaaatgagaaaatacatatacacatgtatatctgcTTTGATCTTAGATCACAAAGCCTAGTTCTAACCAGTCCTGATGCTGTGGAGATTGCTCAAAGGCAGTAACAACAGACTCCTCCCAGCAGAGCTTTTAGATAATAAAGTTTTCTGTCAACATAAGCTGTCTCTTTGAGTCTTCGTTCACTCTAATCTTATATATATGTACTGATATTTACCTTTAATGTTCACTTATTTAACATGATAAGAAAATGAATTTGAATGAGACTTGacagaaaatgaatttttttcaaataaataaatgaactgCAGTTTTTCTACTGGGCACCGCCCTTTCACTGAAACATCCCATCCTGCACATTTTAAGTGCAGTTGCCCTCTTGACAAACAACCTTCCGAATCCTGTTTTACATTTAGCTGGTTTGGCCAAGAAATGTCTCTGTTGTCATGTAAAGAGATTGTATCCATGAATCATGTGCACATGGCAGTTTATCACTATACAATATAGAACATTATACATATTATACAGCAGCTGTTATCTTACCTTGTACATTATAAACTGTACATCCAATATTATTTTACCGCCCTTGTTGCCTAGCACAAAGACCTAAAGATGAAGATGAGCTGCCTCCATCTTGATTTCCCTTCCAGCTTATCTGCTAGATCTCTAGAAGCATCTAAACCATATTCTGCAGTTGAACTTGGAGCCTGCCATCCATTAACGGCTACCTGCAGGCTGTACCTGCCAACATGCTCTTATCAGTCAGACCAGCAGAAGTACATCTACGTCAGTTGCTGACAGCAGGGATGAAAGCAGTAGATAATGAAACTCTGGGGACCGGAAGGATACAGGTTTGACAAAGAATTCTAACCATGACCTACTTAAAACAGCTTTTCAGGGATTCCCCCATCTATCATTGTACAACAGGATCGGAGTGCAACAGACAGAATTTGGAGGGACACAGCATCTGTCTGGTTTGGTATAATGCATAAATAGACTGCTAAGTTAGCTAGGATTTCATTAGACTGGATTGGCCAGACTATATTAGAACTTGGAGTATTTAGCAATGCAGAAGAAAACCAAAACCAAATTATTATGTTTACAGAATTTACCTAAAACAAGCAAGGGGGATGAAATCAACACTTTTCCAGCTCTTAAACTCCAGGTATCATGATGGATACAGCCATTGGAAACATCTTTTAAAGCAGCTCGACTATTATAGCTGCACCTTAATTGTGGAAATTTCTGATAGTCTGTCTCCATATTGTGGTTCCCCATATAAATTCCCAGCTTCTTATTAGTGTTAAAGCAATGGCCCATTATACAAGGGTAATTTGGAAAAAGCCAAGGCAACATTAAGTGTTATCATACACATGCAAAGTGAGGATTTGATGGTACTAAATTATTACTTTCCACTGAAGCATAAAATGTCCTAATTTTTATGCTTCATAATCATTGACGCAAAAAACCATAACACCTAAGCATAGCAGAACATGGCAATCATGCAGAATCAATGAAACGGTGATCTACCAGCACTGCCTAAATATTCTGCCCCATGCACTGGAAAGACATTACTCACACCTCACACCCTATCTTCTCCTACCAGACCTGTAACATAAGCTATCTCCCAACAGCTGGCTTGTTCCACAGACTACATTTAGATGCAGCACGGCACACAGACTTGTAAAACGTTCTGTTGGGCACTGACAGATTGTCCTGCTTGGCAATGAGCATCCTTGTGAAAGGCTGTTTTTATGATTACAGGCGTGTACCTGGCATTATTTTCAAACAAGTTATAGACTTGATGTGTCTGTGATAGAGGGCATAATGACAGGTACAAGCATTTGTGTTGTTTACACAGGTACTCATCAACATTCTGAATAGGTTAAGTGCTAATTTGATATGCCTGGAGCACACTGCATATTTTTATGACTGAGATGTGTGGCAGACTAAGATGCTCAACTTTGGTCAAATAATTAGATTTGTGATTCAAGCATGTCTTATTTGGCATTAGTGTCATTAAGATCTATACATGTCTTGTATATTTGTTGTGTTAAAAACTCGTGGGGAAGAATAGCTTTGATCAGTGTACTAATTGTGGACTGAAACAAACACCATTCAAACAGAAGCTTGAGATATCCTAGCACTTGCAGGGGAATTTACACAATTAGGAGATTGAACTGTGCAGCTGCTAGTTATAATATAAGTGATTGATAATGCTTGGTCCCTTGTGGTCTCTCTGGACAGGTGATCAGATGAAACAGAAGTCATGAGTAAAGAAGTTAATTTGTTGATGAACCATCATGAGGTCCATAATGGGCACGTCTGGAGTTTATCTGATATATCAGAATTCTGGTAAATATGCCATAATCACCTCTGACAAAGATAATATTAATATCTCTGGGTAACTATGCAGCCCAAAATAAATCTCACCCATTATCAAATAACCTTTGAATCAGTGTTGTTTCTCTTAAAATACTGTTTAATGTGCATAATACTGATATGCCAATGGCATGCCAACTTAAGAGCCTAAGAGTTTAATGACATGGCAGTAAAGTTGATCACCGTTTCACTAATTCAATCAGCAGTAAACGATGTCACAGATGATACAATGCCTAGTTATCAGCCAAACTCTTGTCACATTTGACAAGCACAACCTCCAAAGCCTACCTGTGGATGTAGCGGTGCTTGAAGATGCAGGGGACTGTTGTGCCTCGGCCAGGATCCAGTCATCCTTGGCAGGAGACACTGGTGTGTGGGGGGTAACAGAGACCGTTGGAATGGCTGGCTGTTCCAC is a genomic window containing:
- the LOC118409530 gene encoding mucin-17-like is translated as MAENGGETAHVGGQTAVASGDAEKGSPREEEEKRSEVVDETVGGDQQAQLTSKKYGEDSEKVIMDSTAGEGVSTSEGVGGVVSGDNNGAQGEEDGPRDSGPQDHVMGDDEPTQANSAAAEGEQTGAEMHQEQGETSDQDTVKDTEGMEVVQGGQVGAESAVTEAMEVEATPAKDADSTAVKTISVTGLASGEGGLTDGEGGAAAAVEGEAETQRQSGSQSVPTTPSSPPVAEQVARSPSMQTTRNLDSQDEKITQNPQKKQKSDTDTPPLQTSASLEEATRSFTEKKAPCSAKTPTEEPGLPEGSAVEQPAIPTVSVTPHTPVSPAKDDWILAEAQQSPASSSTATSTDPSSSADVEAMSDSSSFLASGDTQSETANHSDAMSSVSSVPESQDSSHGNGSEAEGCSEAGWVPFVDDTKETIKRQVPASATNKTTSRTDSTSSQPSGWIGFEFEEGDAAFLEALEADTKKEEPSKQPSKKPVLTEPLIPPPQGSEFDFLMKKGEKAKTPDTLDFLMMQSGLTPTQPSPTNPFLADIAAKQQALSPTNPLKTQEGAKKDNFDPFGTQQPSKAVDPFGAEFEGDSFEAEPVTMPDDPFAPKNGDTAVSASKSKGGINDLFAISSSKPEQALNLFASSSLDAAEPGKDPFLSPKPAEPEVDLFNIQSPTAPGAAPPTFLPIGIMQSEAVEPEKESPHFSPPPDSLPTPIAPAPASMPSPTEAVIAPVASTPPLASPQTSPPNPQPPAVTKPSTPKEKAPSAKPSQPSKPSAQPSPAFDAIEAAKLLGLPGVPVTSAVKKRVPLNQLAQAKVVTRSPVQETAKSPVEEAIGATPPESKSAHVEEPAASAAQPVDMFEDAFVPDELNASEKSAPTKSASAHFEDAFVPGGLMDTDEGGPTKSFSANFEDAFVVQEWPEPEQPLSQKSPSTHFEDSFVPMTEKRPAPEEAKKSTSDFDLFSDMETTAKPLSMPADPFASTGGDAKTPELFTSAAKAATPPAAMTIDFFGSVAEDVPPPDLLGGSPEAELKPAMIPTNAFVPKPDEAVKQDVLEGQAAAQPETMAIDLLSSPSQPEAPTSNAVAPATLSAGEVFAPSPPDAAAADDLFASPGEPAAMPDDPFASKPGDEANTPDLFAGATGAAAMSPSIPSPPTAISPSRESLKLEELDPFAPQKSASKEGTPVSSPPKKTEVVAPLASPEEELNLSPMQHISVADIKPTAQSPVEDAGLAMGPPLTTIDPFSPKAAVGSPATPPRQTKKKYNPFKAETPTTPPDEEASPFPTVKLPISVVQPLPASPDTSPLDESFPPKCEEDGWYLMLRVPEKKKFIGQKRYWTPTYTRLVDGNMLKLYYEKNNTEPFKEVQLHSTFSVSEPTLQAYNEKGRIHTVKIEYVSYKEKRLLRPRAIIDHIPLASTLVKFGTLEHDDLLNFVRAVNDALMKLPAYRDRGTTYIEDEITVEVTDEFRGIVARTGEIEKQAVEVNIQTLVFITGMPECVLGMNDKQIRGNEVVRRQDIIPNKSDEWIKLLNPEFHSCVNKEHFISTRQIKFCPLDGNKFQLMRYKVKSNKKELPLVVKARYINKGPHFELRCDATCTGYVNKKDPEAVPCENIMIRLPVPDLWMKYLRNETPVGPLGTKSLRSSKKKLPKGSSTFEQYTSPRIEVSVGTAKYEYAFRAIVWKISRLPERNQVVPFTGNVPFTGKPLPFTASKEKAGAYSTQTLICRIDMASELDIPTSLGPHFEVDFTMPLTTASKSIVRSISVSNPLAAPVIPEKWVRYKAHYSYKVAIEREEDPDPCPKSGNPALDEPLNSRPEFYIPSSKLYRSVIDDVINNVREAFLDEQVDEQVLQELKQVWETKLLQSKAVEGLNPDVHLVAGGFSHHAQAHTASRIQQSPRGGLPTAGPTGWQVGTQQSNAITTCIHSLVWPSLVHQSLAYAAQLGNGVDLTSAASSGSATVALPQGQVVYQQGQVMRTVAPGLTLPQGQTTMSFPGYQPGQVYIQQPGGQTIQIQQPQTIVQQPSGSQTQPVQQQGQQAQGQAGQMPSIVQVQSLATTTAHPIIQVDGANDTSDEDDDDDDDDKEDEEDKDDENDDAEGEEEEPLNSEDDVSDDDPTDLFDIDNVVVCQYERINRSKNKWKFHLKDGIMNLGGKDYVFQKATGDAEW